From Bdellovibrio sp. KM01:
TGTCGCGTTTTACTCTGATGGGGTCAAGAGAGGTTCCTATGGAAATCACAGCTCCGTTAATGGTCACAATTCCACATTCCGGTGAGAAAATCCCACCCCAAACTCCGTGGTTAAACACGTTGCCTGAAGAAATCGTCATGTGCGATGTGGACCGTTATGTAGACTTCCTGTACGAACCGACACTTCACAAACTGCAAATCCCATTTGTTAAGACCGAGTGGCATCGTTATGCCGCCGACATGAACCGTGTTCCAGAAGATGTGGATTCCAGCTCCGTGATCGGTAATAAAAATCCAGCAGGGATGCACAACCGTGGGTTTCATTGGGTGATCACGACTTACAAACATCAGTTGATGAAAGAACCGATGACTGCACAAGCTCATGACGAATTGGTGAAATTGATTTATGAGCCTTTCCATAATAATATCCGCGACCTTTACGCGAAACTTCACGAGAAAGGTTATAAAAAAACCTTTCACATTGACGCCCATAGCATGCCGTCGGTGGGAACAAGCGAACATCGCGATCCGGGAGAGCGCCGAGCTGATATCGTGGTCAGCGACAGCAAGGGTAAAAGCTGTGATCCGCGCTTCAAAGACTTGGTCATCGCTGCTTATGTGACCGCAGGATTTAAAGTTGGATACAATTGGCCGTATTTTGGCGGTCGCGTCACAGAGCAGTACGGAGATCCTTCTCGCGAAATGCATACTTTGCAGGTTGAAATGAACCGCGAGCTTTACATGGACGAGAAAACAAAGAAGTTGAAACCGGAAGAAGCGAAGAAGGTTC
This genomic window contains:
- a CDS encoding N-formylglutamate amidohydrolase: MEITAPLMVTIPHSGEKIPPQTPWLNTLPEEIVMCDVDRYVDFLYEPTLHKLQIPFVKTEWHRYAADMNRVPEDVDSSSVIGNKNPAGMHNRGFHWVITTYKHQLMKEPMTAQAHDELVKLIYEPFHNNIRDLYAKLHEKGYKKTFHIDAHSMPSVGTSEHRDPGERRADIVVSDSKGKSCDPRFKDLVIAAYVTAGFKVGYNWPYFGGRVTEQYGDPSREMHTLQVEMNRELYMDEKTKKLKPEEAKKVQEKIAFALSYIRNNLQQLA